In Leptolyngbya sp. SIO1E4, one DNA window encodes the following:
- a CDS encoding photosystem II reaction center X protein encodes MTPSLTNFLLSLVAGGIIVVIPAVTALVFISQRDKIRRS; translated from the coding sequence ATGACACCTTCTTTGACCAACTTTTTGCTGAGCCTTGTCGCGGGTGGGATCATCGTTGTTATTCCAGCGGTAACCGCTCTCGTTTTCATCAGCCAGCGGGATAAAATTCGCCGTTCATAG
- the queG gene encoding tRNA epoxyqueuosine(34) reductase QueG, producing the protein MSTVSLPVSAQQVRQQALSLGFHKVGIAPANPDSSELQASHQALQHWLAQGYQADMAWMSNPRRQDIHQVMAEARSLICVALNYYTPHQHSQDPQHGKISRYGWGRDYHRVMQKKLKALSDWLRSLSPTIETRFYVDTGPVQDKVWAQQAGIGWIAKNGNVITREYGSWVFLGEVLTNLELAPDSPHTAHCGTCTRCLEACPTAAIVAPFVVDANRCIAYHTIENRADSLPPEIADRLSGWVAGCDICQDVCPWNERFAQETDVPDFQPYPDNVAPSLSALAELTESEWNQRFPASALRRIKPEMWRRNAKAAQQGGHPAKETG; encoded by the coding sequence TTGTCTACCGTGTCATTGCCAGTAAGTGCTCAGCAGGTTCGGCAACAAGCTTTAAGTTTGGGGTTCCATAAGGTCGGCATTGCCCCAGCTAACCCCGATTCTTCTGAATTACAGGCCAGTCATCAAGCACTTCAGCATTGGTTGGCTCAGGGATATCAGGCTGATATGGCTTGGATGTCAAACCCGCGACGTCAGGACATTCATCAGGTCATGGCGGAGGCGCGATCGCTCATCTGTGTGGCGCTGAATTACTACACGCCCCATCAGCATTCCCAAGACCCTCAGCACGGCAAAATCTCTCGCTATGGTTGGGGGCGAGACTATCACCGTGTCATGCAGAAAAAACTTAAGGCCCTCTCAGATTGGCTGCGATCGCTGAGTCCCACCATCGAAACTCGGTTTTATGTGGATACCGGGCCAGTGCAGGACAAGGTTTGGGCCCAGCAGGCAGGCATTGGCTGGATTGCGAAAAATGGCAACGTCATCACCCGTGAATACGGATCCTGGGTATTTTTGGGTGAAGTGCTCACCAACCTCGAGCTAGCTCCAGATTCCCCCCATACCGCCCACTGCGGCACCTGCACCCGCTGTTTGGAGGCTTGCCCAACGGCAGCGATCGTGGCGCCGTTCGTAGTCGATGCGAATCGCTGCATCGCTTACCACACCATTGAGAATCGAGCGGACAGTTTGCCCCCTGAGATTGCCGATCGCCTGTCAGGATGGGTGGCTGGCTGTGATATCTGTCAGGATGTGTGTCCCTGGAATGAGCGATTTGCGCAAGAAACCGATGTGCCTGATTTTCAGCCCTACCCTGACAATGTTGCCCCCTCCCTATCAGCGTTAGCAGAACTCACCGAATCGGAATGGAATCAGCGGTTCCCCGCATCGGCGCTACGTCGCATTAAGCCAGAGATGTGGCGGCGCAATGCCAAAGCGGCCCAGCAGGGAGGACACCCCGCAAAGGAGACGGGCTGA
- the hemL gene encoding glutamate-1-semialdehyde 2,1-aminomutase: MVSTAPLKTTKSEEIFAAAQQLMPGGVSSPVRAFKSVGGQPIVFDRVKGAYIWDVDNNQYIDYVGTWGPAICGHAHPEVLQALSAALEKGTSFGAPCYLENVLAEMVINAVPSIEMVRFVNSGTEACMAVLRLMRAFTGRDKIIKFEGNYHGHADMFLVKAGSGVATLGLPDSPGVPKAATQSTLTAPYNDLEAVKALFEENRGEVAGVILEPVVGNSGFITPDAGFLAGLREITREHDALLVFDEVMTGFRISYGGAQEKFGVTPDLTTLGKIIGGGLPVGAYGGRRDILEMIAPAGPVYQAGTLSGNPLAMTAGIKTLEILQRPGAYEQLETMTKKLIEGLLAAARDTGHAVCGGNISAMFGMFFTAGPVHSYEDAKKADTEKFNRFHRGMLKAGIYLAPSQYEAGFTSLAHTDADIEKTIAAARKVLADL; this comes from the coding sequence TTGGTTAGTACAGCCCCATTAAAAACCACCAAGTCAGAAGAAATTTTTGCTGCGGCTCAGCAACTGATGCCCGGAGGCGTAAGCTCTCCTGTCCGTGCTTTCAAATCCGTTGGCGGACAGCCCATCGTGTTTGACCGGGTCAAAGGGGCTTATATATGGGATGTCGATAACAACCAATACATTGACTATGTAGGCACTTGGGGCCCCGCCATTTGCGGCCACGCTCATCCTGAAGTTTTGCAGGCCCTCTCCGCTGCCCTAGAAAAAGGCACTAGCTTCGGTGCGCCTTGCTATTTAGAAAATGTGTTGGCTGAAATGGTCATCAATGCGGTTCCCAGCATTGAAATGGTGCGATTCGTCAACTCCGGAACCGAAGCTTGCATGGCGGTGCTGCGGCTAATGCGCGCCTTTACCGGCCGCGACAAAATCATCAAATTTGAGGGCAATTACCACGGTCACGCCGATATGTTCTTGGTGAAAGCCGGGTCTGGCGTCGCCACCCTGGGCTTGCCTGACTCACCTGGCGTGCCCAAGGCTGCAACCCAAAGCACGCTGACTGCACCCTACAACGACCTGGAAGCCGTCAAGGCTCTGTTTGAAGAGAACCGCGGCGAAGTTGCAGGCGTCATTCTAGAGCCCGTCGTCGGCAATTCTGGTTTCATTACCCCCGATGCCGGATTTTTAGCTGGGCTGCGCGAAATCACCCGCGAACATGATGCCTTGCTGGTCTTTGACGAAGTCATGACCGGCTTCCGCATTTCCTACGGCGGGGCTCAAGAAAAGTTTGGCGTCACCCCCGATCTCACAACCCTCGGTAAAATCATCGGCGGGGGGCTGCCGGTCGGAGCCTATGGCGGTCGCCGCGACATTCTAGAAATGATTGCCCCCGCTGGCCCGGTGTACCAAGCTGGCACCCTATCGGGTAACCCTTTGGCCATGACTGCAGGCATCAAAACCCTAGAAATTCTCCAGCGCCCCGGTGCTTACGAGCAGTTAGAGACCATGACGAAAAAGCTGATTGAGGGTCTGCTAGCTGCCGCTCGGGATACCGGACATGCTGTCTGCGGTGGCAACATCAGCGCCATGTTCGGGATGTTCTTCACCGCAGGGCCGGTGCATAGCTATGAGGACGCCAAGAAGGCTGACACCGAAAAGTTCAACCGTTTCCATCGCGGCATGTTAAAAGCGGGCATTTACCTCGCCCCCTCCCAATATGAGGCTGGTTTCACGTCCTTAGCCCACACCGATGCGGACATTGAGAAGACGATCGCGGCAGCCCGTAAAGTGCTCGCAGATCTGTAA
- a CDS encoding YggT family protein, protein MTLAQLASWILGPVLGIYTLLFIVRIVLTWYPQADGDRLPFNLVIWPTEFLLVPVRKVVPPVGGVDISPIIWVGITTLLREVLIGQQGLLRILASASIGS, encoded by the coding sequence TTGACGCTAGCCCAGCTTGCAAGTTGGATCCTTGGCCCAGTATTGGGAATTTATACATTACTTTTTATTGTTCGCATCGTTTTGACTTGGTATCCCCAAGCTGACGGCGATCGCTTGCCCTTCAACCTTGTGATTTGGCCGACAGAATTTTTATTGGTTCCCGTTCGTAAGGTCGTGCCTCCTGTGGGTGGCGTAGATATTTCACCGATTATCTGGGTGGGCATTACTACGCTGCTGCGGGAAGTTTTGATTGGTCAACAGGGGCTGCTGCGAATTTTAGCCTCCGCCTCGATCGGTAGCTAG
- the trmD gene encoding tRNA (guanosine(37)-N1)-methyltransferase TrmD, with protein sequence MRFDVITLFPDFFESPLRSGLLGKALDRGIAEVNLVNPRDFTTDKHHRVDDEPYGGGVGMLMKPEPIFAAVESLPSLPQREVILLTPQGETMTQSLFRSLATNYDQLVLICGHYEGVDERVLHLVTREVSLGDFVLTCGEIPALTLINGVVRLRPGTVGKAESLKYESFEAGLLDYPQYTRPAVFRGWEVPEVLRSGNHGAIAQWRQAEQLKRTQHRRPDLYQAWIAQQQSQTSQ encoded by the coding sequence TTGAGATTTGATGTAATTACGCTGTTTCCCGACTTTTTTGAGTCTCCCTTACGATCTGGTCTATTGGGCAAGGCGCTAGATCGCGGAATTGCCGAGGTCAATCTGGTTAACCCTCGGGACTTTACAACGGATAAGCACCATAGGGTCGATGATGAACCCTATGGGGGAGGGGTAGGCATGCTGATGAAGCCCGAACCCATCTTCGCTGCCGTGGAGTCGCTGCCGAGCTTACCGCAGCGGGAGGTCATACTCCTGACCCCCCAGGGGGAAACCATGACCCAATCCTTATTTCGCTCCTTGGCCACAAACTATGACCAACTGGTTCTAATTTGTGGCCATTATGAGGGCGTAGATGAGCGCGTGCTGCATCTGGTGACACGAGAGGTGTCGTTAGGGGATTTTGTCCTGACCTGTGGAGAGATTCCAGCCTTGACTCTCATCAACGGCGTCGTACGCTTGCGACCAGGCACCGTTGGCAAAGCAGAGTCGCTGAAGTATGAAAGTTTTGAAGCGGGTTTACTGGATTATCCCCAATACACGCGTCCGGCAGTATTTCGTGGTTGGGAAGTCCCTGAGGTATTGCGTTCAGGAAACCATGGGGCGATCGCTCAATGGCGACAAGCAGAACAGCTGAAACGGACTCAGCATAGACGTCCTGACCTTTATCAGGCGTGGATCGCCCAACAGCAATCTCAAACTTCTCAATAA
- a CDS encoding FecR domain-containing protein — MERYLALRSMSGSVTFRNSRTSRTARVGDRLQSVGDGLTTSQSATARLEVDTGVGFINVSENTRLRIQRMDIAPDNGRITHLEVPQGQVRLQLRSFTHEGSELEIQTPAGVSSVRGTEFGVSVQPDGKMGVATLTGAVATSAQDQTVEVPGGFQNLTVPGQPPSPPTPLQDNPELTYEIVRSIEGGNRRLQLVGQVDPVNLVLVEEEPQTVDTNGRFTLEFLPVLGTRVQITVITPLGQRRDYDLAVL, encoded by the coding sequence GTGGAGCGCTATTTGGCTTTGCGATCCATGTCTGGGAGCGTTACGTTCCGCAATAGTCGAACTTCTCGGACAGCTCGAGTCGGCGATCGCCTGCAATCCGTGGGGGATGGCCTCACCACAAGTCAGTCCGCAACCGCTCGGTTAGAGGTCGACACGGGGGTTGGCTTCATCAACGTGTCTGAAAATACCCGCCTGCGCATTCAGAGGATGGATATTGCGCCCGATAATGGCCGCATTACTCATCTCGAAGTGCCTCAAGGTCAGGTGCGTCTGCAGTTGCGCTCATTTACCCATGAGGGTTCTGAGTTAGAAATCCAGACTCCAGCTGGGGTGAGCAGCGTGCGGGGGACGGAATTTGGAGTCAGCGTGCAACCCGATGGCAAGATGGGGGTGGCAACGCTAACCGGTGCGGTCGCAACTTCAGCCCAAGACCAAACGGTAGAAGTTCCGGGGGGCTTTCAAAATTTGACGGTGCCAGGGCAGCCCCCCTCTCCCCCCACCCCCCTGCAAGATAATCCTGAACTGACCTACGAAATTGTCCGGAGTATCGAGGGAGGAAACCGTCGATTGCAGTTAGTTGGCCAGGTAGACCCGGTTAACTTGGTGCTGGTAGAAGAGGAGCCCCAGACCGTCGACACTAATGGGCGATTTACGCTCGAATTTCTTCCGGTTTTGGGGACGCGGGTGCAGATCACGGTGATTACCCCTTTGGGACAACGGCGCGATTATGACCTGGCGGTTTTATAA
- a CDS encoding 2-C-methyl-D-erythritol 2,4-cyclodiphosphate synthase — MNLRIGNGYDIHRLVTGRSLILGGVSIDHEMGLLGHSDADVLTHAIMDALLGALSLGDIGLHFPPSDPKWAGANSLRLLEQVHHMVRDHHWAIVNIDSVVVAERPKLKPYIGTMRETLAQVLNVAPEKIGVKATTNEKLGPTGREEGIAAYAVALLSQ; from the coding sequence ATGAATTTACGGATCGGCAATGGCTATGACATTCACCGCTTGGTGACAGGGCGCTCCTTGATTCTGGGGGGCGTCTCTATCGACCACGAAATGGGGTTATTAGGTCATAGCGATGCTGATGTACTGACCCACGCCATTATGGATGCTCTTTTAGGAGCGCTGAGTTTAGGGGACATCGGTCTCCATTTTCCACCCAGCGACCCAAAATGGGCCGGGGCTAATAGCTTACGGCTGTTAGAACAGGTGCACCATATGGTCAGGGATCACCATTGGGCAATCGTCAACATTGACAGCGTGGTGGTGGCAGAGCGACCTAAGCTCAAACCCTACATTGGGACAATGCGAGAGACCTTAGCGCAGGTGTTGAACGTCGCCCCTGAAAAGATAGGGGTGAAAGCAACCACCAACGAAAAGCTCGGCCCAACGGGTCGAGAAGAAGGGATTGCAGCCTACGCAGTGGCTTTGCTGTCCCAGTAA